The Halococcus agarilyticus genome includes the window CGACGTTCCCGGTCAGGACGATCAGATCGGCCCACGAGAGGCTCTTGCCGTACTTCTGCTTGACCGGCCAGAGCAGGCGTCGGGCCTTGTCGAGGTTCGCGTTGTCGGGCCAGCTGTTGAGGGGTGCGAACCGCTGTCCGGCGCGGTTCGCGCCACCGCGGCCGTCGGCGACGCGGTACGTGCCGGCGCTGTGCCACGCCATCCGGATCATCAGCGGTCCGTAGTGGCCGTAGTCGGCCGGCCACCACTCCTGGGATGTCGTCAGCACGTCCTCGATGTCCGCCTTCACCTCGTCGAGATCGAGTTTCTCGAACTCCTCTGCGTAGTCGAACTCCTCGTCCATCGGATCGCCCGGGCGAGCGTTCCGGTCGAGGATCTCCAAGCGCAACTGATTCGGCCACCAGTCTTGGTTGGACCTGTCCATGCTCGTCCGATAGTCGCTTTCACAAGTTAAGTTTGTCCATTCCAGTAACGAAGTTTCACCGCAGCCCAAGTAATGTCCTGAATTTGCAAATCCCGCTCCACCGAGCGAAACTCCTCGATCCCCGAGAGCGACGACCACGCACATCGACTCTCAGCGAACCGTCGTGAGCGAGGCACTCTTTCCGACGCGAGGTGTGGTCCGTCGTACGCTACAACGCTAGCGTCCGGTATCAAGTGGTGATGGTGGAACGCAGAGGTGCGATGAACTGTCGAAACTGCGGCCGAGAGCTTCTGGCGGAGCGAGTCACGACGACGTTGCCCGACGGGAGAACGACGCTCCACCAGTGTCCGAACTGTTGGGCATGGACTGAAGACGGATACCCGAAAGTCAGGCGATCCGGTCGATCCCGAGGTCAGTAGAGCGATGGCTCGTCACGATAGACGGGGTTCGCGGACGATGTCGGACCCGACGAGCCCCACAGTAATCGACATCACTACTGCAACGGCATCGCTCCCACGGACGAGGCGGTGTCCACGAGATCACCCCCTCGGAGACGTTCGATCGGCTATATGCCACCAGTCAGTAGTACCGCTCGCCGACATCGGTGTTTCCGATGTCACGACCCCCTCTAGTAAGAACTCGTTCTGTGACCCCGATTCGTCCGTCAGGGCGGTTTTGCTCATCGAAGTCACGACCCACGCCGTAAGGCAATCTTCATCGGACGTGACGCCGGAGCAGTCGTATGTCGCGATCGTTCACCTCACGTCTGGTTTCGGTGTCGAATCCCCGTGAGGTGTGGCTCATCACGGTCGCCCACGCCGTCAACGAGTTCTACAGCGTCGCGCTCCCGCCGATCCTGCCGCTGTTGGTGAACGACTTCGCGATCACCTACGGGGAGGCCGGAGCGCTGCTGACCGTCTTCTTCGCCACCTACTCGATCTTTCAGTTGCCCGCGGGCATGCTCGCGGATCGGATCGGCCAACGGTGGCTCCTCGCGGGCGGGATGATCGTGCTCGCGGCCGGCATCCTCGTCGCGGCGAGCGCACAGGGGTACTGGACCCTCGTCGTCGCCGAGGTGATCGCCGGCATCGGCGGCAGCACCTACCACCCATCGGGGATGTCGATCATCAGCGATCTGGAGAGCGGGGCCACCGAGGGCAAGGCGATGGGCATTCACGGACTCGGCGGGGTCGTCGGCACCGCTCTCGCCCCGGCGCTCGTCGGTGGTCTCGCCGCGCTGTTCGACTGGCGGCTCGCGCTCACGGTCAGCGCGGGCGTCGGGGTCGTCTACGCGGTGGTGTTTCTGGCCGTCTTCCAACCCGAGAGTCGCTCGGACGGCGATGCTCCGGTCGAACCCGACGGCGGAACCGACGAACGGACCGCCTCGCAGACGACCGAGGGGGCCAGCGGACGGCTGGCCGGTCTCGCCGACCTGATCTCGGTGCCGCTCGAACCCTGGGTCGCGGTGCTGTTCCTCGCCAACCTCGCAATCGCCACGGAACTCGGGGCAGTCCGGACGTTCGCGACGTCGTTCCTCGTCGAGCAGGCGGGCACGACCGCCGGCGTCGCCAACGCGATCTTCTTCGTGCTGCTCGTCGGCGCTGGTGTTTCCTCGCTCGCCGCCGGCTCCCTCGCCGATAGCATGGACCGGCGGGCCCTCGGGTTCGGTGCGCTCGCGGTCTCCACAGTTGCATTGGGTCTGACCGCGATCGTTCCGCTGGTCCCGATCGTGCTGTTCGGATGGTTTTTCCTCCTCGGCGTCGCGATGTGGGCCGCCCTGCCCGCGATGAACGCGATCACCTCCCAGTACTCCGAGCGCGGGTTCAGCGGGAGCCTCTTCGGCGTGATGTTGACGGCGGGATCGCTCGGCGGTGCACTCGGACCCCTGCTGTTCGGCGTCGCCGCCGAACGGTTCGGCCTCGGCGCGGCGTTCCCGCTCGTCGCGGTCGTCAGCGCGGGCGGTGCGGTCGCCTTCCTCGGGATGTATCGGATCTGAACG containing:
- a CDS encoding MFS transporter translates to MSRSFTSRLVSVSNPREVWLITVAHAVNEFYSVALPPILPLLVNDFAITYGEAGALLTVFFATYSIFQLPAGMLADRIGQRWLLAGGMIVLAAGILVAASAQGYWTLVVAEVIAGIGGSTYHPSGMSIISDLESGATEGKAMGIHGLGGVVGTALAPALVGGLAALFDWRLALTVSAGVGVVYAVVFLAVFQPESRSDGDAPVEPDGGTDERTASQTTEGASGRLAGLADLISVPLEPWVAVLFLANLAIATELGAVRTFATSFLVEQAGTTAGVANAIFFVLLVGAGVSSLAAGSLADSMDRRALGFGALAVSTVALGLTAIVPLVPIVLFGWFFLLGVAMWAALPAMNAITSQYSERGFSGSLFGVMLTAGSLGGALGPLLFGVAAERFGLGAAFPLVAVVSAGGAVAFLGMYRI